A single region of the Paramicrobacterium fandaimingii genome encodes:
- a CDS encoding DeoR/GlpR family DNA-binding transcription regulator, translating to MTLTPAAGMPVEQRHTVILAMLERDKRVEVSDLAEAFAVAEETIRRDLRTLEQRGTLTRAHGGAILQTSLVEEFPLLTGAKVPQLELARAALAFVPEQGSIFIDSGETCQSLAAMLPDAAGLQVVTNAVPVALTASRKEHVAVYNLGGTVGDDGEQSGQWTREALASVRVDVAFLSCTGVDEAGSLTASTPRAAAIKRAAFDAATTRVALVHGDQPAQGLVTFAQLSDFTAVFADPPLSRAAETAVREAGVDYRALEAQAGAEQTQKQEEAQP from the coding sequence ATGACTCTCACCCCAGCAGCAGGCATGCCCGTCGAGCAGCGGCACACGGTCATTCTCGCCATGCTCGAGCGCGACAAGCGCGTCGAAGTGTCTGATCTCGCCGAGGCGTTCGCCGTTGCCGAAGAGACGATCCGGCGCGATCTGCGCACCCTCGAGCAGCGCGGCACGCTCACGCGGGCGCACGGCGGCGCGATTCTTCAGACATCGCTCGTCGAGGAGTTCCCGCTTCTGACCGGCGCGAAGGTGCCTCAACTTGAGCTCGCCCGTGCCGCACTCGCGTTCGTCCCCGAGCAGGGGAGCATCTTCATCGACTCGGGAGAGACCTGCCAGTCGCTTGCCGCAATGCTTCCGGATGCCGCAGGGCTGCAGGTTGTCACCAACGCCGTTCCGGTGGCGCTGACGGCAAGCCGCAAAGAACACGTCGCCGTGTACAACCTGGGCGGCACCGTCGGCGACGACGGTGAGCAGTCGGGACAGTGGACGCGCGAAGCGCTCGCGAGCGTGCGCGTCGACGTTGCATTTCTCTCGTGCACGGGTGTCGACGAGGCGGGCAGCCTGACGGCATCCACTCCCCGCGCCGCGGCCATCAAGCGTGCGGCTTTCGACGCGGCAACCACTCGGGTCGCTCTCGTTCACGGCGACCAGCCGGCGCAGGGGCTCGTGACCTTCGCCCAGCTGAGCGACTTCACGGCCGTGTTCGCCGATCCGCCCCTGTCGCGTGCCGCCGAGACGGCCGTGCGTGAGGCCGGAGTCGATTACCGAGCGCTCGAAGCACAGGCGGGCGCGGAACAAACGCAGAAACAGGAAGAGGCACAGCCATGA
- a CDS encoding PTS sugar transporter → MPTPDEAAPARSIALLGSSGGNLRSHGGDDPDRLLRDVVRQADAAGFSIAAVQFVSADNSMDQASCDTPAALWSLVDGTPTVIVRGGLSEVNTAAREMDAEIANQVSAGEIDGLILMSADPDDTNERTMVAAAAAEIPAAGTGGTSIAGAQQLGVKLIAASGTTGTTSTTRAVSYISGLARYWGVGYRPSLGGSSSAPGSTAPEAAWRRISIRGIMVGSIPAFIALALVLALSQIPWLSALTPVFDTLIAGLPVVVSAVAARKISGLGEVGLVAGAVAGILATEGGLLGGLVAGILAGLISAWLIKWTLSHSFPATTANIVTGAIAGLLPGLLVYFALAPVTDALGLGVKGGIEWAVDVNPALAGALAGLAIWPAIIGGVYHSVILPLVLLEMGEKGYSFFGAIDMVSLVMVSLGITLANVIVPRTSGERALAGSGAAVNFFFGTFVESSYPFMFGDKKIFATALIAATGGGVVVGLTGAEATAYLPAVVAPFVSTTALGMTLSMLVAFGIAFGLTLLVGIAQRRANGREVAAA, encoded by the coding sequence GTGCCCACGCCAGACGAGGCCGCGCCCGCGCGCAGCATCGCCCTCCTCGGCAGCAGCGGAGGCAATCTGCGCAGCCACGGAGGCGACGACCCCGATCGCCTTCTTCGCGACGTCGTCAGACAGGCGGATGCCGCGGGCTTCAGCATCGCGGCAGTGCAGTTCGTCTCGGCAGACAACTCAATGGATCAGGCATCGTGCGACACTCCGGCTGCGCTCTGGAGCCTCGTCGATGGAACACCCACCGTCATCGTTCGCGGCGGACTCTCTGAGGTGAACACGGCGGCCCGTGAGATGGATGCCGAAATCGCCAACCAGGTATCGGCGGGCGAAATCGACGGGCTCATACTGATGAGCGCCGACCCAGACGACACGAACGAGCGCACGATGGTCGCCGCCGCGGCCGCCGAGATTCCCGCTGCCGGCACGGGAGGCACCTCCATCGCCGGGGCACAGCAGCTCGGCGTCAAGCTCATCGCAGCCTCGGGCACAACCGGAACGACGAGCACAACGCGCGCGGTGTCATACATCTCGGGCCTCGCCCGGTACTGGGGCGTCGGCTACCGGCCATCGCTCGGCGGCAGCTCATCGGCTCCGGGGTCGACGGCGCCCGAAGCAGCGTGGCGGCGCATCAGCATCCGCGGCATCATGGTCGGCAGCATTCCGGCGTTCATCGCCCTCGCTCTTGTGCTCGCGCTGAGTCAGATCCCCTGGCTTTCCGCACTCACACCCGTTTTCGACACGTTGATCGCGGGTCTGCCCGTCGTCGTCTCTGCCGTGGCCGCACGCAAGATCTCCGGCCTCGGCGAGGTGGGGCTCGTCGCTGGCGCGGTCGCGGGCATCCTTGCCACAGAGGGCGGCCTGCTGGGCGGACTGGTAGCGGGAATCCTCGCCGGCCTGATCAGTGCCTGGCTCATCAAATGGACGCTGTCACACAGCTTCCCCGCGACCACGGCGAACATCGTCACCGGTGCCATCGCCGGCCTGCTGCCCGGTCTTCTCGTCTACTTTGCGCTTGCCCCCGTCACCGACGCGCTCGGACTTGGCGTGAAGGGCGGAATCGAATGGGCTGTCGACGTCAATCCCGCTCTTGCCGGAGCGTTGGCGGGGCTTGCGATCTGGCCCGCCATCATCGGCGGTGTGTATCACTCGGTGATTCTGCCGCTCGTGCTGCTGGAAATGGGGGAGAAGGGCTACAGCTTCTTCGGGGCGATCGACATGGTGTCGCTTGTGATGGTGTCGCTCGGCATCACCCTCGCCAACGTGATTGTGCCGCGAACGAGCGGCGAACGCGCGCTGGCCGGGTCGGGTGCCGCCGTCAACTTCTTCTTCGGCACGTTCGTCGAGTCGTCGTATCCGTTCATGTTCGGAGACAAGAAGATCTTCGCGACCGCGCTCATCGCAGCGACGGGCGGTGGCGTCGTCGTCGGGCTCACCGGCGCGGAGGCCACAGCGTACCTTCCGGCCGTCGTCGCTCCCTTCGTGTCGACGACGGCGCTCGGCATGACGCTGTCGATGCTCGTGGCATTCGGCATCGCCTTTGGCCTGACGCTGCTCGTGGGGATCGCGCAGAGACGAGCAAACGGCCGCGAGGTCGCCGCCGCCTGA
- a CDS encoding DeoR/GlpR family DNA-binding transcription regulator yields the protein MYPAERQSAIVAAAHEHDGMLSVTSLSTELEVTTETIRRDLAALERQGIIVRTHGGARLAHGMPFEISLAKRQAEEADEKRRIALRAIEELPSDGVVLLDSGSLALVTASVFPDASIIVVTNNLPAIPVLKQRPNVTVMALPGRVRTISQGAVDEWTRQRLSTLNVDLVLLGSNGLTASAGVTTTIPDEAEVKRAMLLSAKRRVLTITASKVGLTSFCHVADLAELDTIITDSRIERDTADELHAGGPDIVVV from the coding sequence ATGTACCCAGCCGAACGGCAATCCGCAATCGTCGCGGCAGCGCACGAGCACGACGGCATGCTCTCGGTGACCTCGCTCAGCACCGAGCTCGAGGTGACAACCGAGACGATCCGACGCGACCTTGCTGCTCTCGAGCGCCAGGGAATCATTGTGCGCACGCACGGTGGTGCACGACTCGCGCACGGAATGCCGTTTGAGATCTCTCTCGCAAAGCGCCAAGCCGAAGAGGCAGACGAGAAACGGCGCATCGCCCTTCGGGCAATCGAGGAGCTGCCGAGCGATGGAGTTGTGCTTCTTGATTCGGGATCTCTGGCACTCGTGACAGCATCCGTCTTTCCTGATGCATCGATCATTGTCGTCACAAACAACCTGCCGGCGATTCCCGTGCTGAAGCAGCGCCCGAACGTGACGGTGATGGCGTTGCCCGGACGGGTGCGCACAATCAGCCAGGGCGCCGTTGATGAGTGGACGCGTCAACGCCTGAGCACCCTCAACGTGGATCTCGTTCTGCTGGGCTCAAACGGTCTCACCGCGTCGGCCGGCGTCACGACGACGATTCCCGATGAGGCCGAAGTGAAGCGGGCGATGCTGCTGTCGGCAAAGCGTCGAGTGCTCACCATCACCGCGAGCAAGGTCGGTCTCACATCGTTCTGCCACGTTGCAGATCTGGCAGAGCTCGACACGATCATCACCGACTCGAGGATCGAACGGGATACCGCAGACGAGCTGCATGCCGGAGGGCCGGACATCGTGGTCGTCTAA
- a CDS encoding TMEM175 family protein: protein MAMRKSPERLAAFTDAIVAIAITLLVLPLVDEASDEIYAGSTFAAFFTEHWGQIGAFLISFAVIARLWVSHHGLFEHLSGYTPRILTLTIMWSFTIVLLPLPTAMTANFQIEPGVIAFYIATMAASSLMLTLLVMTIRGSASENPDNPLSTHTLANSVLTTALFIVALIIGTFVPVINYYALFVLILSWPINSIIATRLQNRDPESRSRTPHAGA from the coding sequence ATGGCGATGAGAAAGAGCCCCGAGCGGCTTGCCGCATTCACCGATGCCATCGTGGCGATCGCCATCACCCTTCTGGTGCTGCCTCTTGTCGACGAGGCATCAGACGAGATCTACGCCGGGTCGACATTCGCTGCCTTCTTCACCGAGCACTGGGGCCAGATCGGCGCGTTTCTCATCAGCTTCGCGGTCATCGCTCGTCTCTGGGTCAGCCACCACGGGCTCTTCGAGCACCTGAGCGGCTACACCCCGCGCATTCTCACACTCACCATCATGTGGTCGTTCACAATCGTGCTGCTTCCCCTTCCCACGGCGATGACCGCGAACTTTCAGATTGAGCCGGGCGTCATCGCGTTCTACATTGCGACGATGGCGGCGAGCAGCCTCATGCTCACGCTCCTCGTCATGACGATTCGGGGCTCAGCCAGTGAGAACCCCGACAACCCGCTGTCGACCCACACTCTCGCGAACAGCGTGCTGACGACTGCTCTCTTTATCGTCGCGCTCATCATCGGAACGTTCGTACCCGTCATCAACTACTACGCGCTGTTCGTCTTGATCTTGAGCTGGCCGATCAATTCGATCATCGCCACGCGGCTGCAGAACCGCGATCCCGAATCCAGGTCGCGCACACCCCATGCGGGGGCGTAA
- a CDS encoding metallophosphoesterase family protein, with product MTERDTQSLHDRPLRVLHLSDTHVYADGSLHYGVVDTTAALQRTLERAASVDGIDAVVLSGDLSDDMSAGSYAKLRELVEPWAQRRGAAVVYAMGNHDRVAEFESVLGAHAGATEVRGVRIVWLDSAVPRAGYGHVGPEQLRMLSDELAAASGPALVVVHHPPTPAYGPLLKALELQNASELLDVCAAGDATAVLSGHYHHSLVATQRGVPVIVAPGIANTSDACVPGGHERATMGSGFAIVDVPGIGTPTVTFFSVPSDRDGTEIFNLDPAEVAQIARAAGLPE from the coding sequence GTGACTGAACGCGATACGCAAAGCCTGCACGACCGCCCGCTGAGGGTTCTGCATCTCTCTGACACGCACGTGTATGCGGACGGCTCGCTGCATTACGGCGTCGTCGACACGACGGCGGCGCTGCAGCGCACGCTTGAGCGCGCCGCTTCGGTCGACGGCATCGACGCCGTTGTGCTGAGCGGCGACCTCTCAGACGACATGAGCGCGGGTTCTTATGCAAAGCTCCGCGAGCTCGTCGAGCCGTGGGCCCAACGGCGCGGAGCCGCGGTTGTCTACGCGATGGGAAACCACGACCGCGTCGCCGAATTCGAGAGCGTTCTTGGTGCGCATGCGGGAGCAACCGAGGTGCGCGGCGTTCGCATCGTCTGGCTCGACTCGGCGGTTCCGCGGGCGGGGTACGGGCACGTCGGTCCCGAGCAGCTGCGCATGCTGAGCGACGAGCTCGCCGCGGCATCCGGCCCTGCTCTCGTCGTTGTGCACCACCCCCCGACTCCCGCGTACGGGCCGCTGTTGAAGGCGCTCGAACTGCAGAATGCGAGCGAGCTGCTCGACGTGTGTGCGGCGGGCGATGCGACGGCCGTGCTGAGCGGGCACTACCATCACAGCCTCGTCGCGACCCAGCGGGGCGTTCCGGTCATCGTCGCGCCAGGCATCGCAAACACCTCTGATGCGTGCGTTCCCGGCGGGCATGAGCGAGCGACGATGGGTTCGGGCTTCGCCATCGTCGATGTGCCCGGTATCGGCACGCCTACAGTCACCTTCTTCTCGGTTCCCTCCGATCGAGACGGCACCGAGATCTTCAACCTCGACCCGGCTGAGGTAGCGCAGATCGCGCGCGCGGCCGGCCTGCCCGAGTAG
- a CDS encoding mannitol dehydrogenase family protein: MTTQNATQLSAAALATLDGVAVPAYDRSQVTAGIVHFGVGGFHRAHQAKVIDDLLAQGTANDWGICGIGVMPSDMRMRDALTAQDYLYTLVEKHADGELSARVIGSIIDYLYAPDDTEAAIERMADPGIRIVSLTVTEGGYNINQVTGKFQLDDPRVAHDLGSDAPETVFGLVVEALRRRRDRGIVPFTVMSCDNLQNNGEVARHAFTTYAHAKDAELAAWIDENVVFPNSMVDRITPVTTDDDRAEIASRFGIADAWPVVCEPFFQWVLQDTFTHGRPPYQDAGVEVVDDVEPYEFIKLRLLNSSHQGLCYFGHLMGYRYAHDATQDPLIAEFLLAYMNVDATPTLKPVPGLDIEKYKPQLIERFSNPGIRDTVARLCAESSDRIPKWLVPVIRDQLARPEPQVQFAAAIVASWARYAEGIDEQGEPIEVVDRLKDRVMAAANRYPEDPHSFLRDEELFGNLIDEPVFVAAYDRALSSLHEVGARETLPMLLGTA, from the coding sequence ATGACCACTCAGAACGCGACACAGCTGAGCGCGGCGGCGCTGGCAACGCTCGACGGCGTCGCCGTCCCCGCGTACGACCGCAGCCAGGTCACCGCGGGAATCGTGCACTTCGGCGTCGGCGGCTTCCATCGCGCGCACCAGGCGAAGGTGATCGACGATCTGCTGGCGCAAGGTACAGCGAACGACTGGGGAATCTGCGGAATCGGCGTGATGCCGAGCGACATGCGCATGCGCGATGCGCTCACCGCGCAGGATTACCTGTACACGCTCGTCGAGAAGCATGCAGACGGCGAGCTGAGCGCGCGCGTCATCGGGTCGATCATCGACTACCTCTACGCGCCAGACGACACCGAGGCCGCGATCGAGCGCATGGCCGACCCCGGCATCCGGATTGTGTCGCTTACCGTCACCGAGGGTGGATACAACATCAACCAGGTGACGGGGAAGTTTCAGCTTGACGACCCTCGGGTTGCGCATGATCTGGGTTCGGATGCTCCCGAGACGGTGTTCGGTCTCGTCGTCGAAGCGCTGCGGCGTCGACGTGATCGCGGCATCGTGCCTTTCACCGTGATGTCGTGCGACAACCTGCAGAACAACGGCGAGGTCGCCAGGCACGCGTTCACGACCTACGCGCACGCCAAGGATGCCGAGCTCGCGGCGTGGATTGACGAGAACGTGGTGTTCCCGAACAGCATGGTCGACCGCATTACGCCCGTCACAACAGACGACGACCGCGCCGAGATCGCCAGCCGGTTCGGCATCGCCGACGCCTGGCCCGTCGTGTGCGAGCCGTTCTTCCAGTGGGTGCTGCAAGACACGTTCACCCATGGCAGGCCGCCGTATCAGGATGCCGGTGTCGAGGTGGTCGACGATGTCGAGCCGTACGAGTTCATCAAGCTGCGCCTGCTCAATTCGAGCCACCAGGGGCTCTGCTACTTTGGCCACCTCATGGGGTATCGCTACGCGCACGACGCCACGCAGGACCCCCTCATCGCCGAGTTTCTGCTTGCCTACATGAACGTCGATGCGACGCCGACGCTCAAGCCGGTTCCGGGGCTCGACATCGAGAAGTATAAGCCGCAGCTGATCGAGCGCTTCTCCAACCCCGGCATCCGCGACACCGTCGCTCGGCTGTGCGCGGAGTCGAGCGACCGCATTCCGAAGTGGCTCGTTCCCGTCATTCGCGACCAGCTCGCGCGGCCGGAGCCGCAGGTGCAGTTTGCCGCGGCGATCGTCGCCAGTTGGGCACGGTATGCGGAGGGCATCGACGAGCAGGGTGAGCCGATCGAGGTTGTCGACCGCCTGAAGGATCGCGTGATGGCGGCGGCGAACCGATACCCCGAAGACCCCCACTCCTTCTTGCGCGACGAGGAACTGTTCGGAAACCTCATCGACGAGCCCGTGTTCGTCGCCGCGTACGACCGGGCGCTGTCCTCGCTGCACGAGGTGGGAGCGCGAGAGACCCTACCGATGCTGCTCGGCACCGCGTAG
- a CDS encoding ABC transporter substrate-binding protein has translation MTKSNLRGRRWLSLAAVVSAGVMLAGCSGAGGGAGGGGGDTVTLTLATVNNPQMKDMEQLKGKFEESHPDIKVKFIQMEENDLRDAVTKDVATKGGQYDIVTVGSYEVPIWGQNEWLTNLNDYTTKDADYDVDDILKPVRQALTVDDNLFAVPFYGESSFLMYNKQILADAGLEVPEHPTWQQVADMARQVNNDDHAGICLRGKPGWGELFAPLTTVVQTFGGNWFDEDWNATVDSPEFTKAVQFYTDLVKDAGESDPVSFGFTECLNLFSQGKAAFWYDATSAAGSLESEDLSEVAGNVGYVHAPTVETEESGWLWSWNLAIPETSKKKDAAWEFVSWATSKDYMKLVGEELGWSRVPPGSRASTYEIPEYKEAAGAFAGITKDVMLAVNPTQPGVNPQPWVGIQYVTIPEFQDLGNQVSQSIADVFAGRSSVEDALSDGQKLAEKAGEAQKE, from the coding sequence ATGACGAAGTCGAATCTTCGCGGAAGGCGGTGGCTCTCCCTGGCCGCCGTCGTATCAGCCGGTGTAATGCTCGCCGGCTGTTCCGGCGCCGGGGGCGGAGCAGGCGGAGGTGGCGGTGACACGGTGACCCTCACGCTGGCCACGGTGAACAACCCGCAGATGAAAGATATGGAGCAGTTGAAGGGGAAGTTCGAAGAGAGTCACCCCGACATCAAGGTCAAGTTCATTCAGATGGAGGAGAACGACCTGCGTGACGCCGTCACGAAAGACGTCGCGACGAAGGGCGGTCAATATGACATCGTCACCGTCGGAAGCTATGAGGTGCCGATCTGGGGCCAGAACGAGTGGCTGACAAACCTCAACGACTACACGACAAAGGACGCCGATTACGACGTTGACGACATCTTGAAGCCAGTGCGCCAGGCACTGACCGTCGACGACAACCTGTTCGCCGTGCCCTTCTACGGTGAGTCGTCGTTCCTGATGTACAACAAGCAGATTCTCGCTGACGCCGGTCTTGAGGTGCCCGAGCACCCGACGTGGCAGCAGGTTGCCGACATGGCACGCCAGGTGAACAACGACGACCATGCGGGCATCTGCCTGCGCGGCAAGCCGGGCTGGGGTGAGCTCTTTGCTCCGCTCACGACGGTTGTGCAGACCTTCGGAGGCAATTGGTTTGACGAAGACTGGAACGCCACGGTTGATTCACCTGAGTTCACGAAGGCCGTGCAGTTCTACACCGACCTGGTGAAGGATGCTGGTGAGTCCGACCCGGTGTCGTTCGGCTTCACCGAATGCCTCAACCTCTTCTCGCAGGGCAAGGCGGCGTTCTGGTACGACGCCACGAGCGCTGCGGGCTCGCTGGAATCTGAAGACCTCAGCGAGGTTGCCGGCAACGTCGGCTATGTGCACGCACCAACTGTCGAGACGGAAGAATCCGGATGGCTGTGGTCGTGGAACCTGGCGATCCCCGAGACATCTAAAAAGAAGGATGCCGCGTGGGAGTTCGTAAGCTGGGCGACGAGCAAGGACTACATGAAGCTCGTCGGCGAGGAGCTCGGCTGGAGTCGTGTGCCGCCGGGGTCACGTGCATCGACATACGAGATTCCTGAGTACAAAGAAGCGGCAGGGGCGTTCGCCGGAATCACGAAGGACGTCATGCTGGCCGTGAATCCCACACAGCCGGGCGTCAACCCGCAGCCCTGGGTCGGCATCCAGTACGTCACCATCCCTGAGTTTCAAGACCTGGGAAACCAGGTATCTCAGAGCATCGCCGACGTCTTTGCCGGTCGATCGAGTGTCGAGGATGCCTTGAGTGACGGGCAGAAGCTCGCCGAGAAGGCGGGCGAGGCGCAGAAGGAATAG
- a CDS encoding carbohydrate ABC transporter permease: MTATAIRPGRVENDGEVKPRRGRKPVLTQRERRGLRLSRALVWPALAAAITITQIPFLVTIYYSFQQWNLLRPGDQKFVWFDNYATVLTNGAFLSSLLATVVIVGFSVLVSLVFGMVLALLLDRKFVGQGFARTLLITPFLMMPAAASLIWKWSMLDSNVGMVNWLFSLVGINPVAWNTDVPILTIIIVLTWQYTPFMMLILLAGLQSQPSDVLEAASVDGAGPIRTFFSMTLPHMRQYMELSILLGTILLLQVFDPIAIMTRGTGGTKTLSYLLYERAFVGLEIGEAAAYGVLTVILTIIVAMVALRSLFKIFKKEGMS; the protein is encoded by the coding sequence ATGACTGCGACAGCCATCCGACCCGGACGGGTCGAGAACGACGGCGAGGTTAAACCTCGCCGAGGCCGCAAGCCCGTGCTCACGCAGCGGGAACGCCGAGGGCTCCGGCTCTCCAGGGCCCTCGTGTGGCCGGCGTTGGCCGCGGCCATCACCATCACCCAGATTCCGTTTCTCGTCACGATCTACTATTCGTTTCAGCAGTGGAACCTGCTGCGCCCCGGAGACCAGAAATTCGTCTGGTTCGACAACTACGCAACTGTGCTCACCAACGGGGCGTTTCTGAGTTCACTGCTGGCGACCGTGGTGATCGTGGGCTTCAGCGTGCTCGTCTCGCTGGTCTTCGGCATGGTGCTGGCGCTGCTTCTCGACCGTAAGTTTGTCGGTCAAGGGTTTGCGCGCACACTGCTGATCACCCCGTTTCTCATGATGCCCGCGGCTGCGTCGCTCATCTGGAAGTGGTCGATGCTCGATTCGAACGTCGGCATGGTCAATTGGCTGTTCAGCCTGGTTGGCATCAATCCGGTGGCGTGGAACACTGACGTGCCGATTCTCACCATCATCATTGTTCTCACGTGGCAGTACACGCCGTTCATGATGCTCATCCTCCTCGCCGGGCTGCAGAGTCAGCCGTCAGACGTGCTCGAGGCGGCATCCGTTGATGGGGCTGGTCCCATTCGCACGTTCTTCTCCATGACGCTTCCGCACATGCGCCAGTACATGGAGCTGTCGATTCTGCTCGGCACGATTCTGCTGCTGCAGGTGTTCGACCCGATTGCGATCATGACGCGAGGAACCGGTGGAACGAAGACTCTGTCGTATCTGCTGTACGAGCGGGCATTCGTCGGCCTCGAGATCGGCGAGGCTGCGGCATACGGTGTGCTCACGGTGATTCTGACGATCATCGTCGCCATGGTGGCTCTTCGCTCCCTGTTCAAGATCTTCAAGAAAGAGGGGATGAGCTGA
- a CDS encoding carbohydrate ABC transporter permease — MSTTMLLTTGRTTTRRTKPLRKRAGSVVLTFITWVLTVGMFFPIAWMVFTAFKTEKAAATSPPTFITQLTLDNFAAVFDRGFLVYLTNSFTASVVSTLIVMVLAIPAAYGLSVRPLVKSTDALFFFISTKFMPLAAIVIPIYLLLQNMGMLDNISALSILYVGMNLPLAIWMMRSFLSEVPGEIIEAAQVDGANFWTELVRIVMPIVAPGIAAAALICFIFAWNEYFLANLLTSTVARTTPPFLGSFVSGRGQFLAVLSAAATLAVLPVVIAGWIAQKRLVRGLAMGAIK; from the coding sequence ATGTCGACGACGATGCTGCTCACGACTGGCCGCACCACAACCCGTCGCACGAAGCCGTTGCGCAAACGGGCCGGGTCGGTCGTGCTCACCTTCATCACCTGGGTGCTCACCGTTGGAATGTTCTTCCCGATCGCCTGGATGGTGTTCACGGCGTTTAAAACAGAGAAGGCCGCCGCCACGAGCCCGCCGACGTTCATCACGCAGCTCACACTCGACAACTTCGCTGCAGTTTTCGATCGAGGCTTTCTCGTCTACCTCACCAACTCCTTCACAGCGAGCGTCGTCTCGACGCTCATCGTGATGGTTCTCGCGATTCCCGCAGCATACGGACTCTCGGTGCGTCCACTGGTCAAGTCGACGGACGCACTGTTCTTCTTCATCTCGACGAAGTTCATGCCCCTCGCGGCGATCGTGATTCCGATCTACCTCCTCTTGCAGAACATGGGGATGCTCGACAACATCTCGGCGCTCTCGATTCTGTACGTCGGAATGAACCTGCCACTCGCCATCTGGATGATGCGATCATTCCTCAGCGAGGTGCCTGGGGAGATCATCGAGGCGGCACAGGTCGACGGCGCCAACTTCTGGACAGAACTCGTGCGCATCGTGATGCCGATCGTGGCGCCCGGCATCGCCGCAGCCGCGCTGATCTGCTTCATCTTCGCGTGGAACGAGTACTTTCTTGCCAACCTGCTCACCTCGACTGTCGCCCGCACCACGCCGCCGTTCCTCGGCAGCTTCGTCTCGGGGCGCGGGCAATTTCTTGCCGTGCTCTCGGCTGCGGCGACGTTGGCAGTTCTGCCCGTCGTCATAGCAGGATGGATTGCTCAGAAGCGTCTCGTACGCGGCCTCGCGATGGGTGCCATCAAATGA
- a CDS encoding DarT ssDNA thymidine ADP-ribosyltransferase family protein, with protein sequence MTDECRHGFEPELCAVCNPPKTPEKPAAARQSRVAGIRTTRPSRPAAQRGSSAKTKTVRVDQQRLFHVTHTRNLPAILAGGSILCDDLLHDDAQSGPCEVALSSEENRAARRRITIDDAAVSAYVPFFLSPDASVWGSIRSREPNVRLDSDLVRTSPTDYVMLVATVASIRAIDGDMVIADGDAAAGLTRFASEPDQADRMLARFALDDSGEQKLVAEALVRGEVPVSALSIIGVSSIKQRERVKQMLADAGLRTKVAAHQPWFVAQ encoded by the coding sequence TTGACCGACGAATGTAGGCACGGCTTCGAGCCCGAGCTGTGTGCCGTCTGCAACCCCCCGAAAACACCCGAGAAGCCAGCTGCCGCCCGTCAGAGCCGCGTCGCTGGCATTCGTACGACGCGCCCCTCCCGCCCGGCCGCGCAGCGCGGTTCATCTGCAAAGACGAAGACCGTTCGCGTCGACCAGCAGCGTCTGTTTCACGTCACGCACACACGCAATCTTCCCGCGATTCTCGCGGGCGGCAGCATCCTCTGCGACGATCTGCTTCACGACGACGCACAATCCGGACCGTGCGAAGTGGCGCTCTCCAGTGAAGAGAACCGTGCGGCCCGACGCCGCATCACCATCGACGACGCAGCGGTGTCTGCGTATGTGCCGTTCTTTCTCTCGCCCGACGCCTCGGTGTGGGGAAGCATCCGCTCTCGCGAACCGAACGTTCGTCTTGACTCCGATCTCGTGCGCACCTCGCCAACCGACTACGTCATGCTCGTTGCAACTGTCGCGAGCATTCGCGCCATCGACGGAGACATGGTGATCGCCGACGGCGATGCAGCGGCAGGACTCACCCGTTTTGCGAGCGAACCAGATCAGGCAGACCGGATGTTGGCACGCTTCGCCCTTGACGACAGCGGTGAGCAGAAGCTCGTCGCTGAGGCTCTCGTGCGCGGTGAAGTGCCGGTGTCTGCACTGAGCATCATCGGCGTCTCGAGCATCAAACAGCGGGAGCGCGTGAAGCAGATGCTTGCCGACGCCGGCCTGCGCACGAAGGTGGCGGCACACCAACCCTGGTTCGTCGCGCAGTAG